Proteins from a genomic interval of Zingiber officinale cultivar Zhangliang chromosome 2A, Zo_v1.1, whole genome shotgun sequence:
- the LOC122039826 gene encoding desiccation-related protein PCC13-62-like: MAFVAVRVLSLFLLSTAAVATVTGVGRNPACESPAIGAPVFPLDRDLLQFALNLEHTECDFFLFGALGRGLDSVAPELAMGGPPPIGARKANLDATTRLIVEEFGYQEVGHLRAIKSTVGGFPRPQLDLSAHNFANIMDNALGCHLNPPFDPYADTLNYLLASYVIPYMGLVAYVGANPNTNGFVAKRLLAGLLAVEAGQDAIIRAILYQRKHELVAPYNITVAEFTDRISELRNRLAMCGVRDEGLLVPRELGAEARLSTNILSANEDSLGYQRTPAEVLRVVYGTGSEHVPGGFLPKGGGGKIARAFLASP, from the exons ATGGCTTTCGTGGCGGTCCGTGTCTTGTCTCTGTTCCTCCTCTCCACAGCCGCGGTCGCGACTGTGACCGGAGTAGGCAGAAATCCAGCATGTGAGTCGCCGGCAATCGGGGCCCCGGTGTTCCCCCTGGACAGGGATCTGCTGCAGTTCGCGCTGAACCTGGAGCACACGGAGTGTGACTTCTTCCTGTTCGGCGCCCTCGGCCGCGGGCTCGACTCCGTCGCGCCGGAGCTGGCCATGGGCGGGCCGCCGCCGATCGGCGCGAGGAAGGCCAACCTCGACGCGACCACAAGGCTCATCGTCGAGGAGTTTGGCTACCAAGAAGTCGGCCATTTGAG GGCGATCAAGAGCACCGTCGGAGGGTTCCCGAGGCCTCAGCTCGATTTGAGCGCTCACAACTTCGCGAACATAATGGACAATGCTTTGGGATGCCATCTGAATCCTCCATTTGATCCCTACGCCGACACTCTCAATTACCTCCTCGCCTCCTACGTGATTCCCTACATGGGCTTGGTCGCCTACGTCGGCGCAAACCCCAACACCAATGGCTTCGTCGCCAAGAGG CTTTTGGCGGGATTGTTGGCCGTGGAAGCTGGGCAAGATGCGATCATAAGGGCGATTCTGTATCAGCGCAAGCACGAGCTGGTGGCGCCGTACAATATCACGGTGGCGGAGTTCACGGATCGGATATCGGAGCTGAGGAACCGGCTGGCGATGTGCGGCGTCAGGGACGAAGGGCTGCTGGTGCCGCGGGAGCTGGGGGCCGAGGCAAGGCTGTCCACCAACATACTGTCGGCCAACGAGGATTCCCTCGGCTACCAGCGAACTCCGGCAGAGGTGCTCCGGGTGGTGTATGGGACTGGGAGTGAGCATGTGCCCGGAGGGTTCCTCCCTAAAGGCGGGGGTGGGAAAATCGCAAGGGCATTCTTGGCATCTCCTTGA